A window from Streptomyces sp. NBC_00271 encodes these proteins:
- the sucC gene encoding ADP-forming succinate--CoA ligase subunit beta, with protein sequence MDLFEYQARDLFAKHGVPVLAGEVIDTPEAAREATERLGGKSVVKAQVKVGGRGKAGGVKLAATPDEAVARATDILGMDIKGHTVHKVMIAETAPEIAEEYYVSYLLDRTNRTFLAMASVQGGVEIEVVAEENPDALAKVPVDANEGVSIEKAREIVAQAKFPAEVAEQVAEILVTLWDTFIKEDALLVEVNPLAKVADGRVIALDGKVSLDENAEFRQPEHEALVDHAAANPLEAAAKAKNLNYVKLDGEVGIIGNGAGLVMSTLDVVAYAGENHGGVKPANFLDIGGGASAAVMANGLEIILGDPDVKSVFVNVFGGITACDEVANGIVQALQLLADKGEEVTKPLVVRLDGNNAELGRKILSDANHPLVQRVDTMDGAADKAAELAAAK encoded by the coding sequence GTGGACCTGTTCGAGTACCAGGCGAGGGACCTCTTCGCCAAGCACGGTGTACCGGTGCTGGCCGGTGAAGTCATTGACACGCCTGAGGCAGCCCGCGAGGCGACCGAGCGTCTTGGCGGCAAGTCCGTCGTCAAGGCCCAGGTGAAGGTCGGTGGCCGCGGCAAGGCCGGCGGCGTCAAGCTCGCCGCCACCCCGGACGAGGCCGTCGCCCGGGCGACGGACATCCTCGGCATGGACATCAAGGGCCACACGGTCCACAAGGTGATGATCGCCGAGACCGCGCCCGAGATCGCCGAGGAGTACTACGTCTCGTACCTCCTCGACCGCACCAACCGCACTTTCCTCGCCATGGCGTCCGTCCAGGGCGGCGTGGAGATCGAGGTCGTCGCGGAGGAGAACCCCGACGCCCTCGCGAAGGTCCCGGTCGACGCCAACGAGGGCGTCTCGATCGAGAAGGCCCGCGAGATCGTCGCCCAGGCGAAGTTCCCGGCCGAGGTCGCCGAGCAGGTCGCCGAGATCCTGGTGACGCTGTGGGACACCTTCATCAAGGAGGACGCCCTCCTCGTCGAGGTCAACCCGCTCGCCAAGGTCGCCGACGGCCGCGTCATCGCGCTCGACGGCAAGGTGTCGCTGGACGAGAACGCCGAGTTCCGCCAGCCGGAGCACGAGGCGCTGGTCGACCACGCCGCCGCCAACCCGCTCGAGGCGGCGGCCAAGGCCAAGAACCTCAACTACGTCAAGCTCGACGGCGAGGTCGGCATCATCGGCAACGGCGCGGGTCTCGTCATGAGCACCCTCGACGTCGTCGCGTACGCCGGTGAGAACCACGGCGGCGTCAAGCCCGCCAACTTCCTCGACATCGGTGGCGGCGCCTCCGCCGCGGTGATGGCGAACGGCCTGGAGATCATCCTCGGCGACCCGGACGTCAAGTCCGTCTTCGTCAACGTCTTCGGCGGCATCACCGCCTGTGACGAGGTCGCCAACGGCATCGTCCAGGCGCTCCAGCTGCTCGCCGACAAGGGCGAGGAAGTCACCAAGCCGCTGGTCGTGCGTCTGGACGGCAACAACGCCGAGCTGGGCCGCAAGATCCTGTCGGACGCCAACCACCCGCTGGTCCAGCGCGTGGACACCATGGACGGCGCGGCCGACAAGGCCGCCGAGCTCGCGGCTGCGAAGTAA
- a CDS encoding VWA domain-containing protein, whose product MTAAPVEATGSNGPTGPTDADAAGERLRRWRLVLGGEEADGTGCVLAGQDAAMDGALSALYGKDGKGRSGRDRSAGLGASAPSVARWLGDIRTYFPSSVVQIMQRDAIDRLGLSTLLLEPEMLEAVEADVHLVGTLLSLNKAMPETTKETARALVRKVVEDLERRLASRTRATLTGALDRSTRISRPRHHDIDWNRTIAANLKHYLPEYRTIVPERLIGYGRASQSVKKEVVLCIDQSGSMAASVVYASVFGAVLASMRSIATRLVVFDTAVVDLTDQLDDPVDVLFGTQLGGGTDINRALAYCQSQITRPADTVVVLISDLYEGGIRDEMLKRVAAMKASGVQFVTLLALSDEGAPAYDREHAAALAALGAPAFACTPDLFPEVMAAAIEKRPLPIPDTA is encoded by the coding sequence GGACCCACCGACGCCGACGCCGCCGGCGAGCGGTTGCGGCGGTGGCGGCTTGTGCTGGGGGGTGAGGAGGCGGACGGCACCGGATGCGTGCTCGCGGGGCAGGACGCGGCGATGGACGGGGCGCTCAGCGCGTTGTACGGGAAGGACGGCAAGGGGCGGTCGGGGCGGGACCGTTCGGCGGGGCTGGGGGCGTCGGCGCCGTCGGTCGCGCGCTGGCTCGGGGACATCCGGACGTACTTCCCCTCGTCCGTCGTGCAGATCATGCAGCGGGACGCCATCGACCGGCTCGGGCTGTCCACCCTCCTGCTGGAGCCCGAGATGCTGGAAGCGGTCGAGGCCGATGTGCACCTGGTCGGCACGCTGCTCTCCCTCAACAAGGCCATGCCGGAGACGACGAAGGAAACGGCGCGGGCGCTCGTGCGCAAGGTCGTCGAGGATCTCGAGAGGCGGCTCGCGAGTCGCACGCGGGCGACTCTCACCGGCGCCCTCGACCGCAGTACGCGCATCAGCAGACCCCGTCACCACGACATCGACTGGAACCGCACGATCGCGGCGAACCTGAAGCACTACCTGCCCGAGTACCGCACGATCGTGCCCGAGCGGCTGATCGGCTACGGGCGTGCCTCGCAGTCCGTGAAGAAGGAGGTCGTCCTCTGTATCGACCAGTCGGGATCCATGGCGGCGTCCGTCGTCTACGCCTCCGTGTTCGGCGCCGTCCTCGCGTCGATGCGGTCCATCGCCACCCGGCTCGTCGTCTTCGACACGGCCGTCGTCGATCTGACCGACCAGCTCGACGACCCGGTCGATGTCCTCTTCGGCACCCAGTTGGGCGGCGGTACGGACATCAACAGGGCGCTGGCGTACTGCCAGTCGCAGATCACCCGGCCCGCCGACACGGTGGTCGTGCTCATCAGCGACCTCTACGAAGGGGGTATACGCGACGAGATGCTCAAGCGGGTCGCGGCGATGAAGGCGTCGGGGGTGCAGTTCGTGACGCTGTTGGCGCTGTCCGACGAAGGGGCTCCCGCGTACGACCGTGAGCACGCGGCGGCGCTCGCGGCGCTGGGCGCACCGGCGTTCGCCTGTACGCCCGACCTGTTTCCCGAGGTGATGGCGGCGGCGATCGAGAAGCGGCCGCTCCCGATACCGGACACCGCCTGA